The Maylandia zebra isolate NMK-2024a linkage group LG7, Mzebra_GT3a, whole genome shotgun sequence genome contains a region encoding:
- the LOC101472112 gene encoding E3 ubiquitin/ISG15 ligase TRIM25: MAHAVDLFDCSVCLGLLEDPVTTTCGHSYCMKCINTFWDTKHDSKETYSCPQCRQTFNRRPVLKRNTILANLLEEHKKTTRQGAAPTVASDDNIYAAPGDVQCDLCTGRKRKAHMFCQVCLASYCEAHLEPHFQVPPLQKHKLVKASTRIKESICSRHDKLQELYCRTDRQFLCLMCAVDEHKGHNTISVTEEKQEMQRHLEKTKWVITDRVLASEAKMEKLMEAAGSIRDAAWEVCDDFERVCEERILLYTHFLRKKCSEMREKVGEAEKAGVDWTEHHLGQLKREVSELRRRESKICQLSQTEDPIQFLQGFQTLGDLPVLTDSHRELDNLTKFVTAQKNKMKKMSDEEKRDLTDYSGKIIMSRRTRPQEGRTRTELVMKYKNSKIEVDPDTVAACLYLSDTKKEISWCDKDQAHPDHPDRFTYFYQALCKKGLRGNHYWEVEWDGGIVEVAVSYRGIDRKGSGKDCCFGHNALSWKLICSPSGCTFWHNNLHKGQIPPAVSHKVGVHLNYEEGTLAFYSVSGVESLTLLHQIQTTFTEPLYPGFSVDLGATLKISNI, translated from the exons ATGGCTCACGCTGTGGACCTATTTGACTGCTCCGTATGTTTGGGATTATTGGAGGATCCAGTGACTACTACTTGTGGACACAGCTACTGTATGAAATGTATCAATACTTTCTGGGATACAAAACATGACAGTAAAGAAACttacagctgccctcagtgcagGCAGACTTTTAACAGAAGGCCTGTTTTGAAGAGGAACACCATTCTGGCTAACTTGTTAGAGGAACATAAGAAAACAACCAGACAAGGAGCTGCTCCTACCGTAGCTTCTGATGATAACATCTATGCTGCACCTGGGGATGTGCAGTGCGACCTTTGCACAGGGAGGAAACGCAAAGCTCACATGTTTTGTCAGGTGTGTTTAGCCTCTTACTGTGAGGCTCACCTGGAACCTCATTTTCAGGTGCCACCGCTACAAAAGCACAAACTAGTAAAAGCTTCTACGAGGATCAAAGAAAGCATCTGCAGTCGTCATGACAAACTTCAGGAGCTTTACTGCCGCACCGATCGGCAGTTCCTGTGCCTCATGTGTGCGGTGGATGAACACAAAGGCCATAACACTATATCCGTCACAGAAGAAAAGCAAGAGATGCAG AGGCACCTGGAAAAGACCAAATGGGTAATCACAGACAGAGTGCTGGCTTCAGAGGCCAAAATGGAAAAGCTGATGGAAGCTGCAGGCTCTATAAGA GACGCTGCCTGGGAGGTGTGTGATGACTTTGAGCGGGTCTGTGAGGAACGTATCCTGCTGTACACCCACTTCCTGAGGAAGAAGTGCTCTGAGATGAGAGAGAAAGTTGGAGAGGCTGAGAAAGCTGGAGTAGACTGGACCGAACACCACCTCGGGCAGCTGAAGCGTGAAGTGTCTGagttaaggaggagagagagtaAAATCTGTCAGCTTTCACAAACAGAGGATCCCATTCAGTTTCTTCAG GGCTTCCAAACCCTGGGTGACCTCCCTGTgctcacagactcacacagagagCTTGACAACTTGACAAAGTTCGTCACtgcacaaaagaataaaatgaaaaagatgaGCGACGAAGAAAAAAGGGATCTGACGGATTATTCTGGAAAAATCATCA TGTCAAGAAGGACAAGGCCGCAGGAGGGACGGACAAGGACAGAACTTGTGATGAAATATAAGA ACTCCAAAATCGAGGTGGATCCTGACACTGTAGCAGCTTGTCTTTACCTCTCTGATACAAAGAAAGAGATATCATGGTGTGACAAGGACCAGGCTCATCCAGATCACCCTGACAGATTCACATACTTTTACCAGGCTTTGTGTAAAAAGGGCCTCAGAGGAAACCactactgggaggtggagtgggATGGTGGCATAGTTGAGGTGGCTGTGTCGTACAGAGGGATAGATAGAAAGGGTTCAGGGAAAGATTGCTGTTTTGGCCACAATGCTCTGTCCTGGAAATTAATCTGCTCTCCTTCTGGTTGCACATTCTGGCACAATAATCTTCACAAAGGTCAAATTCCTCCGGCTGTCTCCCACAAAGTAGGGGTACACCTTAATTATGAAGAGGGAACGCTGGCTTTTTACAGCGTATCTGGAGTTGAAAGTTTGACACTGCTGCACCAAATCCAGACAACCTTCACCGAGCCCCTCTATCCCGGGTTTTCTGTGGATCT
- the tmem17 gene encoding transmembrane protein 17B: MELPETLRKHLEDFSRNVLFDQSRTESSSKDRDAFLAHDNRVLSSLQLQMSLYFNMWFFPWWWISETVMLQLKYPALSDYYKIILVTILILMTLIEAIRLYLGYAGNLQQKVPELAGFWLLSVLLQFPLILFQLFNEAILVQPLERGVHIILALFILTQAISGFVALRDMVRHTESQFHLRQFD; encoded by the exons ATGGAGCTCCCGGAGACACTTAGAAAACATTTAGAGGACTTTTCTCGCAACGTTTTGTTTGACCAGAGTCGGACGGAGTCTTCCTCTAAAGACCGCGACGCGTTTTTGGCACACG ACAATCGAGTTCTTTCAAGCCTCCAGCTCCAGATGTCTCTGTACTTTAACATGTGGTTCTTCCCCTGGTGGTGGATCAGTGAAACTGTAATGCTGCAGCTTAAG TATCCTGCTTTGTCAGACTACTACAAAATCATCCTTGTTACTATTCTTATCCTGATGACGCTGATCGAGGCTATTCGACTCTACCTTGGTTATGCCGGGAACTTGCAGCAAAAG GTCCCAGAGCTGGCTGGATTTTGGCTCTTGAGCGTCCTGCTGCAGTTTCCATTAATCCTGTTTCAGCTCTTTAATGAAGCCATCCTTGTTCAGCCCCTGGAGAGAGGTGTTCACATCATCCTTGCCTTATTCATACTCACACAG GCCATTTCTGGTTTTGTTGCGCTCCGCGACATGGTCAGACACACAGAAAGCCAATTTCATCTGCGACAGTTTGACTGA
- the LOC101471838 gene encoding E3 ubiquitin/ISG15 ligase TRIM25, which produces MAESCEVLHSFSCSICLDVLKNPVTLHCGHSYCMDCINGCFDQEDQSGIYSCPQCRHTFNPRPVLKKNTVLVDLMVKMSVRAQSNMRVKDEAGPGDVECDFCTVRKLKAVKSCLVCLASYCATHLQPHYKSAAFKRHKLVEVSASIQEKICYCRSDGQCVCLLCVMDEHKGHDTVSAAAERKDKQKQLGKKKQIIQQGIQEKEKQLRQLRQKTKGLKASSDAAVAQNEKAYAEIVLKADKRRYAVNDLIRDQEKAALSRAGELVDRLEKEISELRKREDQLKQLSLTEDHINFLQHCQTIFDCTEPDLSSDVNIQLHTPFDFVTKAISDLRDKMESVVKSIAQISETIEVDPDPKTREEFSMYSCCITLDPNTAFENLLLSDGNTKVTWAKKTQRYPYHPDRFTKYDQVLCTEGLSGVCYWEVEWKGPRVEIALCYKGTELEESGFGYTDQSWCISLSSSCCAFWHNEVKTRIPVPCSSTVGVYLNHKGGSLSFYSVSDSGQMVLVHRVQTTFSQPLYPGFMVSRGASVRIITPE; this is translated from the exons ATGGCCGAGAGCTGTGAAGTACTACATTCCTTCTCCTGCTCCATATGCCTGGATGTTTTGAAGAATCCCGTGACTCTTCACTGTGGCCACAGCTACTGTATGGACTGTATAAATGGCTGCTTCGACCAGGAGGATCAGAGTGGTATTTACAGCTGCCCACAGTGCAGACACACTTTCAACCCAAGACCCGTCCTCAAGAAAAACACAGTGCTGGTTGATTTGATGGTAAAAATGTCTGTGAGAGCACAATCCAACATGCGAGTaaaggatgaagctggaccaggggATGTGGAGTGTGATTTCTGCACTGTGAGGAAGCTGAAAGCTGTTAAGTCTTGCCTGGTATGTCTGGCATCTTACTGTGCCACTCACTTGCAACCTCACTATAAGTCTGCTGCGTTTAAGAGGCACAAGTTGGTCGAAGTGTCAGCTTCCATACAAGAGAAGATCTGCTACTGTCGCAGTGATGGGCAGTGCGTTTGTCTCCTTTGTGTGATGGACGAACATAAAGGCCATGACACTGTCTCGGCTGCAGCAGAGAGAAAAGATAAGCAG AAACAACTTggaaagaagaaacaaataATCCAGCAAGGCATTCAAGAAAAAGAGAAGCAGCTCCGGCAactaagacagaaaactaaaggaCTGAAG GCTTCAAGTGATGCAGCAGTTGCTCAAAATGAGAAAGCCTATGCTGAGATTGTTCTGAAGGCAGACAAAAGGCGCTATGCCGTGAACGATCTGATCAGAGATCAGGAGAAGGCCGCGTTGAGTCGCGCTGGGGAGCTTGTGGATCGGCTGGAGAAGGAAATCAGTGAGCTGAGGAAGCGAGAGGACCAACTGAAGCAGCTGTCGCTCACTGAAGATCACATTAATTTCCTGCAG CACTGCCAGACCATTTTTGACTGTACAGAACCTGATCTGTCTTCTGATGTGAACATCCAACTGCACACACCTTTCGACTTTGTCACAAAAGCTATTTCTGACTTGAGAGACAAAATGGAAAGCGTGGTCAAGAGCATTGCACAAATATCTGAGACAA TTGAAGTTGATCCTGATCCCAAGACAAGAGAGGAGTTTTCTATGT ATTCCTGCTGCATAACATTGGATCCCAACACAGCATTTGAAAACCTGTTGCTCTCTGATGGAAACACCAAAGTAACCTGGGCTAAAAAAACCCAGAGGTACCCTTACCACCCAGATAGATTTACCAAATATGATCAAGTGTTGTGCACTGAGGGTTTATCTGGTGTTTGCTACTGGGAGGTTGAATGGAAAGGGCCACGGGTTGAGATAGCCCTGTGCTATAAAGGAACAGAGCTGGAAGAAAGTGGCTTCGGCTACACCGACCAGTCCTGGTGCATTTCTCTTTCTAGTTCCTGTTGCGCTTTTTGGCACAATGAAGTCAAAACTAGAATACCCGTCCCCTGTTCCTCTACAGTGGGAGTGTATTTGAACCACAAGGGAGGGAGCCTGTCCTTCTACAGCGTGTCTGATTCTGGTCAAATGGTGCTCGTTCACAGAGTTCAGACCACATTCTCCCAGCCTCTGTACCCTGGGTTCATGGTCTCCAGAGGAGCCTCAGTTAGGATAATCACACCAGAGTAA